A window of Ignavibacterium sp. contains these coding sequences:
- a CDS encoding fumarylacetoacetate hydrolase family protein, which yields MKTAKIKNSNRQIPIRKIVCVGRNYVEHIHELGNEIPEKPVVFLKPASAVIYSGETILYPAFSNDMHHEVELVLLIGKTIKNADHQTSEDAILAYGVGLDMTLRDVQSELKKKGHPWTIAKCFDTSAVISDFIFKSEYQLSLNEEIYLKVNGEYKQKDPLAKMMFKPAELVEYVSSLMTLEEGDLIFTGTPKGVGKVNKGDKLEAGIEGLVTLSCSVS from the coding sequence ATGAAGACTGCTAAAATCAAAAACTCAAATCGTCAAATACCAATAAGAAAAATTGTTTGTGTCGGTCGAAATTATGTCGAACATATTCACGAACTTGGAAATGAAATTCCTGAAAAACCGGTTGTATTTCTTAAGCCAGCAAGTGCAGTGATTTATTCGGGTGAAACGATTCTCTATCCGGCATTTTCAAACGATATGCATCACGAAGTTGAACTGGTTCTTCTTATTGGCAAAACAATAAAAAATGCAGATCATCAAACTTCTGAGGATGCAATTCTTGCTTATGGTGTAGGACTGGATATGACTTTACGCGATGTTCAATCCGAACTTAAGAAAAAAGGTCATCCCTGGACTATTGCAAAATGCTTTGATACTTCTGCAGTTATTTCTGATTTCATTTTTAAATCAGAATATCAACTTTCACTTAATGAAGAAATTTATCTTAAAGTTAATGGTGAATACAAACAGAAAGATCCACTTGCTAAAATGATGTTTAAACCTGCAGAACTTGTTGAATATGTTTCTTCACTTATGACTCTTGAAGAAGGCGATTTGATTTTTACCGGAACACCAAAAGGAGTTGGTAAAGTGAATAAAGGCGATAAACTTGAAGCAGGAATTGAAGGGCTTGTAACTTTGAGTTGTAGTGTTTCCTGA
- the ruvA gene encoding Holliday junction branch migration protein RuvA, with translation MIGYLRGKIISAKPTQIILDVNGVGYLVNISISTFEKISDQNEISLFIHTHVREDALSLYGFYTEVEKEMFELLISISGIGPKVALSILSGISVDELQNAIQTENVSRLVSVPGVGRKTAERVVLELKSKVGFIETAVTKGFDYTIKQEAVLALSTLGYNQKVAEKIVRELLNENPKLSLEDLIRKSLSELNK, from the coding sequence GTGATAGGATATCTAAGAGGAAAAATAATTTCTGCAAAACCAACTCAGATAATTCTGGATGTAAATGGTGTAGGTTATCTTGTAAACATTTCAATCAGCACCTTCGAAAAAATTTCTGACCAAAATGAAATTTCACTTTTCATTCACACTCATGTCCGCGAAGATGCTCTATCTCTTTATGGATTTTACACCGAAGTTGAAAAAGAAATGTTCGAGCTTCTTATTTCAATCAGTGGAATTGGACCTAAAGTAGCACTAAGTATTTTATCCGGAATTTCTGTCGATGAACTTCAGAATGCAATTCAGACAGAGAATGTTTCCAGATTAGTTTCTGTGCCCGGCGTCGGAAGAAAAACTGCTGAAAGAGTTGTGTTGGAACTTAAAAGTAAAGTTGGATTTATCGAAACTGCAGTTACAAAAGGTTTTGATTATACTATTAAGCAGGAAGCCGTGCTTGCCTTATCAACTTTAGGATATAACCAGAAGGTAGCAGAAAAAATTGTAAGAGAATTACTTAATGAAAATCCTAAACTTTCACTTGAAGATTTAATCAGAAAATCTCTTTCGGAACTAAACAAATAA
- the ruvC gene encoding crossover junction endodeoxyribonuclease RuvC, translating into MTIIGIDPGTNITGYGIIKFSGGSLKRIDSGIIRLPSSKSIHKRLEIIYDELYKLLKLYKPDEFAIETAFYGKNVQSAMKIGYARGVSILAAVHNGISVSEYSPREVKKSVVGKGAASKQQVNYMIKNILGLSEAKMKSDESDALAIAICHAFRLKRTKSVKNDWKTFIEAFPERVIS; encoded by the coding sequence ATGACAATCATTGGAATCGATCCCGGAACAAATATTACAGGTTACGGGATAATAAAATTCTCCGGCGGTTCATTGAAAAGAATTGACAGCGGAATTATCAGATTACCATCCTCAAAATCAATTCACAAAAGACTTGAAATTATTTATGATGAGCTGTATAAATTATTAAAACTTTATAAGCCGGATGAGTTTGCAATCGAAACAGCATTCTATGGAAAGAATGTTCAGTCAGCGATGAAAATAGGTTATGCAAGAGGAGTATCAATTCTTGCAGCTGTTCATAACGGGATTAGTGTAAGCGAGTATTCGCCAAGAGAAGTGAAAAAATCAGTTGTAGGAAAAGGCGCAGCTTCAAAACAACAAGTGAATTATATGATTAAAAATATTCTTGGCTTATCCGAAGCAAAGATGAAGTCTGATGAAAGTGATGCATTAGCAATAGCTATTTGTCATGCATTTCGCCTTAAGCGTACAAAGTCTGTTAAGAATGATTGGAAAACTTTTATAGAAGCTTTTCCCGAAAGAGTAATCAGCTAA
- a CDS encoding YebC/PmpR family DNA-binding transcriptional regulator: MSGHSKWATIKRKKAALDAKKGKIFTKLIKEITIAARQGGGDPAGNPRLRLAIDNAKSENMPAENIERAIKKATGELEGVTYHELTYEGYGPAGVAMLVEVATDNKNRTVAEVRHIFSKHGGSLGETGSVAWMFERKGVITIPKQDKSEDDILAIVLDAGADDLQTEEEFYEITTSIENFEPVRKALQENNLKVDNASLQWIAKNTIEVKGEDAEKVMKLIEALEDCDDVQNVYSNADIDEASIK; the protein is encoded by the coding sequence ATGTCAGGTCATTCAAAATGGGCTACAATTAAAAGAAAAAAAGCCGCACTCGATGCTAAAAAAGGAAAAATTTTTACGAAGCTTATTAAAGAAATTACAATTGCTGCAAGACAAGGTGGTGGTGATCCGGCAGGTAATCCAAGACTTCGGCTTGCAATTGATAATGCTAAATCAGAAAACATGCCTGCTGAAAATATTGAACGTGCAATAAAGAAAGCTACCGGTGAGCTTGAAGGAGTTACATATCACGAGTTAACTTATGAAGGCTATGGTCCCGCTGGAGTTGCGATGCTCGTTGAAGTGGCAACAGATAATAAGAACAGAACCGTTGCCGAAGTTCGACACATATTCAGTAAGCACGGCGGCTCACTCGGTGAAACCGGCTCTGTTGCATGGATGTTTGAAAGAAAAGGTGTTATTACTATTCCGAAACAGGATAAATCTGAAGATGATATTCTTGCAATTGTTCTCGATGCCGGCGCAGATGATCTGCAGACTGAAGAAGAATTTTACGAAATCACAACATCTATCGAAAATTTTGAACCTGTAAGAAAAGCTCTGCAGGAAAATAATCTTAAGGTTGATAATGCATCTCTTCAGTGGATTGCAAAAAACACAATTGAAGTAAAAGGTGAAGATGCTGAAAAAGTAATGAAACTAATAGAAGCTCTTGAAGATTGTGATGATGTGCAGAATGTTTATTCAAATGCTGATATTGATGAAGCATCAATAAAATAA
- the recJ gene encoding single-stranded-DNA-specific exonuclease RecJ translates to MINKRWKIREVEDSFTIKTLSESLNISEVLAKLLVQRNIKTFYQAKKFFRPSLEYLHDPFLMRGMDVATRRVIQAITENQLIFIYGDYDVDGTCATSLLYLFLKELDANVDFYIPKRLEEGYGLSKEGIDFIKSKDASLVITVDCGITAVEETDYAKSLELDVIICDHHQPKDEIPKALAVLDPLIPECNYPFKYLSGAGVAFKLAQGVSEKIGKRELPLEYLDLVALAGAADIVPLTDENRILVKTGLDKINQSPRAGIEALIKSAGLQPGTLTSGQVVFTIAPRINAVGRLGDARRAVQLLITNNPDEAHELAKVLESENYERRKIDVDTFDDANQLVENCIDLKNELAIILHQEEWHPGVIGIVASRLVEKYYRPTIMLTTIDGVAKGSARSISNFNIYEALQKCEDILLHFGGHQAAAGLAVEIDKLEEFKARFNEIVKSTITEEDLYPEILIDSTIKFSEITPKFMRVLDQFSPFGPENMRPVFLSEGVELSGWPKLVGNNHLVASFKQNSALKVFDSIGFNLGEYLDLLLKNQRSKFDIVYILDKVIKDEKVYPQLKLRDIRLHE, encoded by the coding sequence ATGATCAACAAGCGTTGGAAAATTAGAGAAGTTGAAGACTCATTTACAATCAAAACTCTTTCTGAATCACTGAACATTTCTGAAGTTCTTGCAAAACTTCTTGTTCAGCGTAATATCAAAACATTCTATCAGGCAAAAAAGTTTTTCCGTCCTTCTTTAGAATACCTGCACGATCCGTTTTTAATGAGAGGAATGGATGTCGCAACCCGCCGTGTAATTCAGGCAATTACTGAAAATCAGTTAATATTCATTTACGGTGATTATGATGTTGATGGAACCTGTGCAACTTCGTTGTTATATCTCTTTCTGAAAGAGCTTGATGCTAATGTTGATTTTTATATTCCCAAAAGACTTGAAGAAGGATACGGACTTTCCAAAGAAGGAATTGATTTCATTAAATCCAAAGATGCATCACTTGTAATTACAGTAGATTGCGGAATTACTGCTGTTGAAGAAACCGATTATGCCAAATCTCTTGAGCTTGATGTGATTATTTGCGATCATCATCAACCAAAAGATGAAATTCCAAAAGCGCTTGCTGTACTTGACCCTCTGATTCCCGAATGTAATTATCCATTTAAATATCTTTCAGGAGCGGGAGTAGCATTCAAATTAGCGCAAGGTGTTTCAGAAAAAATTGGCAAGCGTGAATTACCATTGGAATATCTCGATTTAGTTGCACTTGCCGGTGCAGCAGATATTGTCCCTCTTACTGATGAAAACAGGATTCTTGTTAAAACTGGTCTTGACAAAATAAATCAAAGTCCTCGTGCAGGTATTGAAGCTCTGATTAAAAGTGCCGGACTTCAACCAGGAACTTTAACTTCAGGCCAGGTTGTCTTTACAATTGCACCAAGAATAAATGCTGTGGGAAGATTAGGTGATGCACGACGAGCCGTTCAACTGCTTATTACAAACAATCCTGATGAAGCACACGAACTTGCAAAAGTTCTTGAAAGCGAAAATTATGAAAGAAGAAAAATTGATGTTGATACTTTTGATGATGCTAATCAACTTGTTGAAAATTGCATTGACCTCAAAAATGAACTTGCAATTATTCTTCACCAGGAAGAATGGCATCCGGGAGTAATAGGTATTGTTGCTTCGAGATTAGTTGAAAAGTATTATCGTCCAACAATTATGCTTACGACTATTGACGGAGTAGCAAAAGGTTCTGCACGAAGCATAAGTAATTTTAATATTTATGAAGCACTACAGAAATGTGAAGATATTCTTCTTCACTTTGGAGGTCATCAGGCAGCAGCAGGACTTGCAGTTGAAATTGATAAGCTTGAAGAATTTAAAGCCAGATTTAATGAGATTGTTAAATCCACAATAACCGAAGAAGATTTATATCCGGAAATTCTGATTGACTCAACAATTAAATTTTCTGAGATTACTCCAAAATTTATGCGTGTTTTAGATCAGTTTTCTCCATTTGGTCCGGAAAATATGCGACCAGTATTTTTAAGTGAAGGAGTTGAGCTTTCCGGATGGCCAAAGCTAGTTGGCAACAATCATCTTGTTGCATCATTCAAACAGAATTCGGCTCTTAAAGTATTTGATAGCATTGGTTTTAACCTTGGCGAATATTTAGATTTGCTTTTGAAAAATCAGCGTTCAAAGTTCGATATTGTCTATATTCTGGATAAGGTTATTAAAGACGAAAAGGTTTATCCACAATTAAAATTAAGAGATATCAGATTACACGAATAA
- a CDS encoding C4-type zinc ribbon domain-containing protein, with amino-acid sequence MQTRLKILYQLQLIDDQLDELEELRGDLPNTVNTLKAQINELREEIKKKEKEKEESLERRQLNEEEIEKLKESQKKFKAQLYQVRNNKEYDALTKEIDHTEETIKRLEAENDALADKSKTLSAEIEEIIPKVEELEKELKEKEADLKEIIKANEKEENKLLEERKKVEALVKKPDLSVYTRIRKAKKGKAVVTIKRSACSGCHNIIPSQRQLEIRRNDKIFTCEYCGRILVSQEIAEEVEKSV; translated from the coding sequence TTGCAAACGCGATTAAAAATTCTGTATCAACTACAACTTATTGATGATCAACTTGATGAACTCGAAGAGCTTCGCGGTGATCTTCCCAATACAGTAAACACACTTAAAGCTCAGATAAATGAACTTCGTGAAGAAATAAAAAAGAAAGAAAAGGAGAAGGAAGAGTCACTAGAAAGAAGACAACTTAACGAAGAAGAAATTGAAAAGCTGAAAGAAAGCCAGAAGAAATTTAAAGCTCAGCTTTATCAGGTAAGAAACAATAAAGAATACGATGCTCTTACAAAAGAAATTGATCATACCGAGGAAACAATAAAAAGACTCGAAGCTGAAAATGACGCTCTTGCTGATAAGAGTAAAACTTTGAGCGCTGAAATAGAAGAAATAATTCCAAAGGTCGAAGAACTGGAAAAAGAATTGAAAGAAAAAGAAGCTGACCTAAAAGAAATTATTAAAGCAAACGAAAAAGAAGAGAATAAACTACTTGAAGAACGGAAGAAAGTTGAAGCATTGGTAAAAAAACCTGACCTTTCCGTTTATACAAGAATAAGAAAAGCGAAAAAAGGAAAAGCCGTAGTAACAATTAAAAGATCTGCTTGTTCAGGATGTCACAATATAATTCCGTCTCAGCGACAGCTTGAGATACGAAGAAATGATAAGATATTTACCTGTGAATATTGTGGTAGAATCCTGGTTTCGCAGGAAATTGCTGAAGAAGTAGAAAAATCTGTTTAA